A single region of the Mycobacterium avium subsp. avium genome encodes:
- the ripB gene encoding NlpC/P60 family peptidoglycan endopeptidase RipB, whose protein sequence is MRRNRFRLIVFAWITAMVTGLMFSVAPTPAALADPGEWDPTLPAQISAGAPGDPLAVANASLQATAQATQTTLNLGKQFLGGLGINLGGNDAPAAAATPSNPGGKIPRVYGRQAIEYVIKRMGSQMGVPYSWGGGSLDGPSKGVGDGANITGFDCSGLMRYGFAGVGVLIPRFSGDQYNAGRHIPQDQARRGDLIFYGPGGSQHVTMYLGNGQMLEASGSAGKVTVSPVRKPGMTPFLTRIIEY, encoded by the coding sequence ATGCGCCGCAACCGGTTTCGCCTCATCGTCTTCGCCTGGATCACCGCGATGGTGACCGGGCTGATGTTTTCCGTGGCACCGACGCCCGCCGCGCTGGCCGACCCCGGCGAGTGGGATCCCACCCTGCCGGCCCAGATCAGTGCCGGCGCCCCGGGCGATCCGCTCGCCGTCGCCAACGCCTCGCTGCAGGCCACCGCGCAGGCCACCCAGACCACGCTGAACCTGGGCAAGCAATTCCTCGGCGGGCTCGGCATCAACCTGGGCGGCAACGACGCGCCCGCGGCCGCGGCCACGCCGTCCAACCCGGGCGGCAAGATCCCGCGGGTCTACGGCCGGCAGGCCATCGAGTACGTGATCAAGCGGATGGGGTCGCAGATGGGGGTGCCGTACTCGTGGGGCGGCGGCTCGCTGGACGGTCCCAGCAAGGGTGTCGGCGACGGCGCCAACATCACCGGGTTCGACTGCTCGGGGTTGATGCGCTACGGCTTCGCCGGGGTCGGCGTGCTGATCCCGCGGTTCTCCGGCGACCAGTACAACGCCGGGCGTCACATCCCGCAGGATCAGGCCCGCCGCGGCGACCTCATCTTCTACGGCCCGGGCGGGTCCCAGCACGTCACCATGTACCTGGGCAACGGGCAGATGCTCGAGGCGTCCGGCAGCGCCGGCAAGGTCACCGTCAGCCCGGTGCGCAAGCCCGGCATGACGCCGTTCCTGACTAGGATCATCGAGTACTGA
- a CDS encoding TetR/AcrR family transcriptional regulator, whose product MPKVSEDHLAARRRQILDGARRCFAEFGYDKATVRRLEQAIGMSRGAIFHHFRDKDALFFALAHEDAERMAEVASRAGLIQVMRDMLAAPDQFDWLATRLEIARKLRNDPAFSRGWAERSAELAAATTDRLRRQTEAHRVRDDVPGDVLQCYLELVLDGLVARLASGEDPQRLSAVLDLVENSVRRNDSRPG is encoded by the coding sequence ATGCCAAAAGTCAGCGAGGACCATCTGGCGGCCCGGCGCCGCCAGATCCTCGACGGCGCCCGCCGCTGCTTCGCCGAATTCGGCTACGACAAGGCCACGGTGCGCCGGCTGGAGCAGGCCATCGGGATGTCGCGCGGCGCGATCTTCCACCACTTCCGGGACAAGGACGCGCTGTTTTTCGCCCTCGCCCACGAGGACGCCGAGCGGATGGCCGAGGTGGCGTCGCGGGCCGGGCTGATCCAGGTGATGCGCGACATGCTGGCCGCGCCCGACCAGTTCGACTGGCTGGCCACCAGATTGGAGATCGCCCGCAAGCTGCGCAACGATCCGGCGTTCAGCCGCGGCTGGGCGGAACGCTCCGCCGAACTGGCGGCCGCGACCACCGACCGGCTGCGTCGGCAGACCGAGGCGCACCGGGTGCGCGACGACGTGCCCGGCGATGTGCTGCAGTGCTACCTGGAGTTGGTGCTCGACGGGCTGGTGGCCCGGTTGGCGTCCGGCGAGGATCCGCAGCGGCTGTCCGCGGTGCTGGACCTGGTGGAAAACTCGGTGCGGCGCAACGACTCCCGGCCGGGCTAG
- a CDS encoding DUF58 domain-containing protein, giving the protein MTDPKRPVLHPPSMQRGQIDDPKLSAALRTLELTVKRKLDGVLHGDHLGLIPGPGSEPGESREYQPGDDVRRMDWAVTARTTHPHVRQMIADRELETWLVVDMSASLDFGTTVCEKRDLAVAAAAAITFLNSGGGNRLGALIANGATMTRVPARSGRQHEQTLLRTIATTPRAPVGVRGDLATAIDALRRPERRRGMAVIISDFLGPINWQRPLRAIAARHEVLAIEVLDPRDVELPDIGDVVLQDAETGVTREFTIDAQLRDDFAKAAAAHRADVARTIRSCGAPILTLRTDRDWIADIVRFVESRRRGALAGRQ; this is encoded by the coding sequence GTGACCGACCCCAAGAGGCCGGTGCTGCATCCGCCCTCGATGCAGCGCGGGCAGATCGATGACCCGAAGCTGTCGGCGGCGCTGCGCACGCTCGAGCTCACCGTCAAACGCAAGCTCGACGGGGTGCTGCACGGCGACCACCTGGGCCTGATCCCGGGGCCGGGATCCGAGCCGGGGGAGTCGCGCGAGTACCAGCCCGGCGATGACGTGCGGCGGATGGACTGGGCCGTCACCGCGCGCACCACGCATCCGCACGTGCGGCAGATGATCGCCGACCGCGAGCTGGAGACCTGGCTGGTGGTCGACATGTCGGCCAGCCTGGACTTCGGCACCACGGTGTGCGAGAAACGCGACCTGGCGGTGGCGGCCGCGGCCGCGATCACCTTCCTCAACAGCGGCGGCGGCAACCGGCTCGGCGCGCTGATTGCCAACGGCGCCACCATGACTCGGGTGCCGGCGCGGTCCGGGCGCCAGCACGAGCAGACGCTGCTGCGCACCATCGCGACCACGCCGCGGGCGCCGGTCGGGGTGCGCGGCGATCTGGCGACGGCCATCGACGCGCTGCGCCGTCCGGAACGCCGGCGCGGCATGGCGGTGATCATCAGCGACTTCCTCGGTCCGATCAACTGGCAGCGGCCGCTGCGGGCGATCGCGGCCCGGCACGAGGTGCTGGCCATCGAGGTGCTCGACCCGCGGGACGTCGAACTGCCCGACATCGGCGACGTGGTGCTGCAGGACGCCGAGACGGGCGTGACCCGCGAGTTCACCATCGACGCCCAGCTGCGCGACGACTTCGCCAAGGCCGCCGCGGCGCACCGGGCCGACGTCGCGCGCACCATCCGCAGCTGCGGGGCGCCGATCCTGACGCTGCGCACCGACCGCGACTGGATCGCCGACATCGTGCGGTTCGTGGAATCCCGCCGGCGCGGGGCATTGGCGGGGCGGCAGTGA
- the fabG1 gene encoding 3-oxoacyl-ACP reductase FabG1, with translation MTDTATENTTESAAGFGRPAFVSRSVLVTGGNRGIGLAIAQRLAADGHKVAVTHRGSGAPDGLFGVECDVTDNDAVDRAFTEVEEHQGPVEVLVSNAGISKDAFLIRMTEERFTEVINANLTGAFRVTQRAARSMQKKRFGRIIYIGSVSGMWGIGNQSNYAAAKAGLIGMARSISRELSKAGVTANVVAPGYIDTEMTRALDERIQAGALEFIPAKRVGTAAEVAGAVSFLASEDASYIAGAVIPVDGGMGMGH, from the coding sequence GTGACTGACACGGCCACCGAGAACACCACCGAAAGTGCCGCCGGCTTCGGCAGACCGGCATTCGTCTCCCGCTCCGTCCTGGTGACCGGAGGAAACCGGGGCATCGGTCTGGCGATCGCCCAGCGGCTGGCCGCCGACGGCCACAAGGTGGCCGTCACGCACCGCGGATCCGGGGCGCCCGACGGGCTGTTCGGTGTCGAGTGCGACGTCACCGACAACGACGCCGTCGACCGCGCCTTCACAGAGGTGGAGGAGCACCAGGGGCCGGTCGAGGTGCTGGTGTCCAACGCCGGTATCTCCAAGGACGCATTCCTGATCCGGATGACCGAGGAGCGGTTCACCGAGGTCATCAACGCCAACCTGACCGGGGCGTTCCGGGTGACCCAGCGCGCGGCGCGCAGCATGCAGAAAAAGCGGTTCGGCCGCATCATCTACATCGGCTCGGTGTCCGGCATGTGGGGCATCGGCAACCAGTCCAACTACGCGGCCGCCAAGGCCGGCCTGATCGGGATGGCCCGCTCGATCTCCCGCGAACTGTCCAAGGCGGGTGTGACCGCCAACGTCGTCGCGCCCGGCTACATCGACACGGAGATGACCCGCGCCCTGGACGAGCGGATCCAGGCGGGCGCGCTGGAGTTCATCCCGGCCAAGCGGGTCGGCACCGCCGCGGAGGTCGCCGGGGCCGTCAGCTTCCTGGCCTCCGAGGACGCCAGTTACATCGCCGGCGCGGTGATCCCCGTCGACGGCGGTATGGGCATGGGCCACTGA
- the ripA gene encoding NlpC/P60 family peptidoglycan endopeptidase RipA produces the protein MRRTRWGSSARPAARLVRPVVPSVLSVALLICTPGLAQADPAADNLAALIANVAKANQRLQNLSAEIQTEQESVNKALVDVETARDNAAAAQHDLEASQQAVKDANAAIAGAQRRFDTFAAAAYMNGPSNSYLTARNPDDIIATEAAAKTLTASSQTVMAKLQQARTEQVNRESAARLAKQNADKAAADAKASQDAAVAALTNSRQKFDEQREQMIRLATERDQAQAKLEAAKRQLSTPGSGDRWETGSAGAPAPSAGRQWDGAWDPTLPMIPSANVPGDPIAVINQVLGISATSTQVTAGLGRNFLQQLGILKPDDTGITNAAPGGVGARIPRVYGRQATEYVIRRGMSQIGVPYSWGGGNAAGPSKGIDSGANIVGFDCSGLVLYSFAGVGIKLPHYSGSQYNLGRKIPSSQMRRGDVIFYGPGGSQHVTIYLGDGQMLEAPDIGLKVRVAPVRTSGMTPYVVRYIEW, from the coding sequence ATGAGACGCACACGCTGGGGGTCTTCCGCGCGGCCGGCCGCGAGGCTGGTTCGGCCCGTCGTGCCGTCGGTGTTGAGCGTGGCCCTGCTGATCTGCACTCCGGGCCTGGCGCAGGCTGATCCCGCCGCCGACAACCTGGCCGCCCTGATCGCCAACGTCGCCAAGGCCAACCAGCGCCTGCAGAACCTCAGCGCCGAAATCCAGACCGAGCAGGAAAGCGTCAACAAGGCGCTGGTCGACGTGGAGACCGCCCGGGACAACGCGGCCGCCGCCCAGCACGACCTGGAAGCCAGCCAGCAAGCGGTCAAGGACGCCAACGCCGCCATCGCCGGCGCGCAGCGCCGCTTCGACACGTTTGCCGCGGCGGCCTACATGAACGGCCCGTCGAACAGCTACCTGACCGCACGCAACCCCGACGACATCATCGCCACCGAGGCCGCCGCCAAGACCCTGACCGCCAGCTCGCAGACGGTGATGGCCAAGCTGCAGCAGGCCCGCACCGAGCAGGTCAACAGGGAGTCGGCGGCGCGGCTGGCCAAGCAGAACGCCGACAAGGCCGCCGCCGACGCCAAGGCCAGCCAGGACGCCGCGGTGGCCGCACTGACCAACTCCCGGCAGAAGTTCGACGAGCAGCGCGAGCAGATGATCCGGCTGGCCACCGAGCGGGACCAGGCCCAGGCCAAGCTGGAGGCGGCCAAACGTCAGCTGTCCACCCCGGGCTCGGGCGACCGCTGGGAGACGGGATCGGCGGGCGCGCCGGCGCCGTCCGCGGGCCGGCAATGGGACGGCGCCTGGGACCCCACCCTGCCGATGATTCCGAGCGCCAACGTTCCCGGCGACCCGATCGCGGTGATCAACCAGGTGCTGGGCATCTCGGCCACCTCGACCCAGGTCACCGCCGGTCTCGGCCGTAACTTCCTGCAGCAGCTCGGCATCCTCAAGCCCGACGACACCGGCATCACCAACGCGGCGCCCGGTGGGGTCGGGGCGCGCATCCCGCGGGTGTACGGGCGGCAGGCGACGGAGTACGTGATCCGTCGCGGCATGTCGCAGATCGGGGTGCCCTACTCCTGGGGCGGCGGCAACGCGGCCGGCCCCAGCAAGGGCATCGACTCCGGCGCCAACATCGTCGGCTTCGACTGTTCGGGGCTGGTGCTGTATTCGTTCGCCGGGGTGGGCATCAAGCTGCCTCACTACTCGGGCTCGCAGTACAACCTGGGCCGCAAGATCCCGTCCTCGCAGATGCGCCGCGGCGACGTCATCTTCTACGGCCCGGGCGGCTCCCAGCACGTGACCATCTACCTCGGCGACGGCCAGATGCTCGAGGCGCCCGACATCGGGTTGAAGGTCCGCGTCGCCCCCGTCCGCACCAGCGGCATGACGCCCTACGTGGTTCGTTACATCGAGTGGTGA
- a CDS encoding VWA domain-containing protein, which yields MSLPFLGPMSLSGFEHSWFFLFLLVVAGLAALYILMQLARQRRMLRFANMELLESVAPKRTSTWRHLPAILLVASLVLFTIAMAGPTNDVRIPRNRAVVMLVIDVSQSMRATDVAPNRMAAAQEAAKQFADELTPGINLGLIAYAGTATVLVSPTTNREATKNALDKLQFADRTATGEGIFTALQAIATVGAVIGGGDKPPPARIVLFSDGKETMPTNPDNPKGAFTAARTAKDQGVPISTISFGTPYGFVEINDQRQPVPVDDETLKKVAQLSGGNAYNAASLQELKSVYATLQQQIGYETIKGDASVGWVRLGALVLALAALTALLINRRLPT from the coding sequence ATGAGCCTGCCGTTCCTCGGCCCAATGTCGTTGTCGGGCTTCGAACATTCGTGGTTCTTCCTGTTCCTGCTGGTGGTCGCCGGGCTGGCGGCGCTGTACATCCTGATGCAGTTGGCCCGGCAGCGGCGGATGCTGCGGTTCGCCAACATGGAGCTGCTGGAAAGCGTCGCGCCCAAGCGGACGTCCACGTGGCGGCATCTGCCGGCGATCCTGCTGGTGGCCTCGCTGGTGCTGTTCACCATCGCGATGGCGGGCCCGACGAACGACGTCCGGATTCCGCGTAACCGCGCGGTCGTAATGCTGGTGATCGACGTGTCGCAGTCGATGCGGGCCACCGACGTCGCGCCCAACCGGATGGCGGCCGCCCAGGAGGCGGCCAAGCAGTTCGCCGACGAGCTGACCCCCGGTATCAACCTGGGGCTGATCGCCTATGCCGGGACCGCGACGGTGCTGGTGTCGCCGACGACCAACCGGGAGGCCACCAAGAACGCGTTGGACAAGCTGCAGTTCGCCGACCGCACCGCCACCGGCGAGGGCATCTTCACCGCCCTGCAGGCGATCGCGACGGTGGGCGCGGTGATCGGCGGCGGCGACAAGCCGCCGCCGGCGCGCATCGTGTTGTTCTCCGACGGCAAGGAGACGATGCCGACCAATCCGGACAACCCGAAGGGCGCCTTCACCGCCGCGCGCACCGCCAAGGATCAGGGCGTGCCGATCTCGACCATCTCGTTCGGCACCCCGTACGGGTTCGTGGAGATCAACGACCAGCGCCAGCCGGTGCCGGTCGATGACGAGACGTTGAAGAAGGTGGCCCAGCTCTCCGGCGGAAACGCTTACAACGCAGCGTCATTGCAGGAGCTGAAGTCGGTGTACGCGACGCTGCAGCAGCAGATCGGCTACGAGACCATCAAGGGCGACGCGAGCGTGGGCTGGGTGCGGCTGGGTGCGTTGGTGCTGGCGCTGGCCGCGCTGACCGCGCTGCTCATCAACCGCCGCCTGCCCACCTAG
- a CDS encoding helix-turn-helix domain-containing protein gives MRRTVQRSANSRDQLLDELRHAYESGASIRSLVARTGRSYGSIHSMLRESGTTMRSRGGPNRTAKAARA, from the coding sequence ACAGTGCAGCGGTCGGCCAACTCGCGCGACCAGTTGTTGGACGAGCTACGTCACGCCTACGAAAGCGGCGCCAGCATCCGCAGTCTGGTCGCGCGGACCGGCCGGTCCTACGGGTCGATTCACAGCATGCTGCGCGAGTCGGGGACCACGATGCGCAGCCGCGGCGGGCCCAACCGCACGGCCAAGGCGGCGCGCGCCTAG
- a CDS encoding AAA family ATPase produces the protein MTAAGGPPPGAGGYSGPGGQSGPGAHEAPTGGAGAGNGLAAEVQTLERAIFEVKRIIVGQDQLVERMLVGLLSKGHVLLEGVPGVAKTLAVETFAKVVGGTFARIQFTPDLVPTDIIGTRIYRQGKEEFDTELGPVVVNFLLADEINRAPAKVQSALLEVMQERHVSIGGKTFPLPNPFLVMATQNPIEHEGVYPLPEAQRDRFLFKINVGYPSPEEEREIIYRMGVRPPEPKQILNTGDLVRLQDIAANVFVHHALVDYVVRVVTATRHPEQLGMNDVKTWISFGASPRASLGIIAGARSLALVRGRDYVIPQDVVDVIPDVLRHRLVLTYDALADEISPEIVINRVLQTVALPQVNAVPQQGHSVPPVMQPAGAASGR, from the coding sequence ATGACAGCAGCAGGTGGGCCGCCGCCAGGCGCCGGCGGTTACTCGGGCCCGGGCGGGCAGTCCGGGCCGGGCGCGCACGAAGCGCCGACCGGCGGCGCCGGTGCCGGCAATGGCCTGGCCGCCGAGGTGCAGACCCTGGAACGGGCCATCTTCGAGGTCAAACGCATCATCGTGGGCCAGGACCAGCTGGTCGAGCGGATGCTGGTCGGCCTGCTGTCCAAGGGGCACGTGCTGCTCGAGGGTGTGCCCGGCGTCGCCAAGACGCTGGCCGTCGAGACCTTCGCGAAGGTGGTGGGCGGGACGTTCGCGCGCATCCAGTTCACCCCCGACCTGGTGCCCACCGACATCATCGGTACCCGCATCTACCGGCAGGGCAAGGAGGAGTTCGACACCGAGCTGGGCCCCGTGGTGGTCAACTTCCTGCTCGCCGACGAGATCAACCGCGCGCCCGCCAAGGTGCAGTCGGCGCTGCTGGAGGTCATGCAGGAACGCCACGTGTCGATCGGCGGTAAGACCTTCCCGCTGCCCAACCCGTTCCTGGTGATGGCGACGCAGAACCCGATCGAGCACGAGGGCGTCTACCCGTTGCCCGAGGCCCAGCGCGACCGCTTCCTGTTCAAGATCAATGTCGGCTACCCGTCGCCGGAGGAGGAGCGCGAGATCATCTACCGGATGGGCGTGCGCCCGCCGGAGCCCAAGCAGATCCTCAACACCGGCGACCTGGTCCGGCTGCAGGACATCGCGGCCAACGTCTTCGTCCACCACGCGCTGGTCGACTACGTGGTGCGCGTGGTCACCGCCACCCGGCACCCCGAACAGCTGGGCATGAACGACGTCAAGACGTGGATCTCGTTCGGCGCCTCGCCGCGCGCCTCGCTGGGCATCATCGCCGGGGCGCGGTCGCTGGCGCTGGTGCGTGGCCGCGACTACGTGATTCCGCAGGACGTCGTGGACGTCATTCCGGACGTGCTGCGGCACCGGCTGGTGCTCACCTACGACGCGCTGGCCGACGAGATCTCGCCGGAGATCGTCATCAACCGGGTGCTGCAGACGGTCGCCCTGCCTCAAGTGAATGCCGTTCCGCAGCAAGGGCATTCGGTGCCCCCGGTGATGCAGCCTGCCGGTGCGGCCAGCGGTCGGTGA
- a CDS encoding DUF6676 family protein translates to MTAHDSAPPLYIPVDVDMTMVKAAVAATGVSAPPAAMPGLLEVVNQARAEGINLKIVLLDHNPPNDTPLRDISTVVGADYHDATVLTLSPNYVGSYSTQFPRVTLEAGEDIAKTGNPVVSAQHFLHELDTPEFPWTGLTIFLLIAVFAAAVGTRVLQVRSRRAATPPDAAGADTVTPTNTA, encoded by the coding sequence ATGACCGCGCACGATTCTGCGCCACCGCTCTACATTCCGGTGGACGTCGACATGACGATGGTCAAGGCTGCGGTCGCGGCCACCGGGGTCAGCGCGCCGCCGGCCGCCATGCCCGGCCTGCTCGAGGTGGTCAACCAGGCCCGCGCCGAGGGCATCAACCTCAAAATCGTGCTGCTGGACCACAATCCGCCGAACGACACCCCGCTGCGCGACATCTCGACGGTGGTCGGCGCGGACTACCACGACGCCACGGTGCTGACCCTCAGCCCCAATTACGTCGGCAGCTACAGCACCCAGTTCCCGCGCGTCACCCTCGAGGCGGGCGAGGACATCGCCAAGACCGGCAACCCGGTGGTCTCGGCGCAGCACTTTCTGCACGAGCTCGACACGCCCGAGTTCCCCTGGACCGGGCTGACCATCTTCCTGTTGATCGCGGTCTTCGCGGCGGCCGTCGGCACCCGCGTGCTGCAGGTCCGCAGCAGGCGCGCAGCAACGCCGCCCGACGCGGCTGGCGCCGACACCGTGACGCCGACAAACACCGCGTAG
- a CDS encoding aconitate hydratase — MTDSVNSFGARNTLKVGDKSYQIYRLDAVPNTEKLPYSLKVLAENLLRNEDGSNITKDHIEAIANWDPKAEPSIEIQYTPARVVMQDFTGVPCIVDLATMREAIADLGGNPEKVNPLAPADLVIDHSVIADLFGTADAFERNVEIEYQRNGERYQFLRWGQGAFSDFKVVPPGTGIVHQVNIEYLARVVMERDGVAYPDTCVGTDSHTTMVNGLGVLGWGVGGIEAEAAMLGQPVSMLIPRVVGFKLTGEIQPGVTATDVVLTVTEMLRKHGVVGKFVEFYGEGVAEVPLANRATLGNMSPEFGSTAAIFPIDQETIDYLKFTGRKAEQVALVETYAKEQGLWHDPAHEPAFSEYLELDLSQVVPSIAGPKRPQDRIALSQAKSVFREQIPSYVGDGDGQQGYSKLDEVVDETFPASDPGAPSNGHADDLPAVQSAAAHANGRPSNPVTVRSDELGEFVLDHGAVVIAAVTSCTNTSNPEVMLGAALLARNAVEKGLASKPWVKTTMAPGSQVVHDYYDKAGLWPYLEKLGFYLVGYGCTTCIGNSGPLPEEISKAINDNDLSVTAVLSGNRNFEGRINPDVKMNYLASPPLVVAYALAGTMDFDFEKQPLGKDKDGNDVYLKDIWPSQKDVSDTIASAINSEMFTKNYADVFKGDERWRNLPTPSGNTFEWSPDSTYVRKPPYFEGMPAEPEPVADISGARVLALLGDSVTTDHISPAGSIKPGTPAAQYLDEHGVDRKDYNSFGSRRGNHEVMIRGTFANIRLRNLLLDDVAGGYTRDFTQDGGPQAFIYDAAQNYAAQNIPLVVLGGKEYGSGSSRDWAAKGTRLLGVRAVIAESFERIHRSNLIGMGVIPLQFPDGKSAKDLGLDGTEVFDITGIEELNKGKTPKTVHVKASKNGSDAVEFDAVVRIDTPGEADYYRNGGILQYVLRNMLKSG, encoded by the coding sequence GTGACTGATTCTGTGAACTCGTTCGGAGCCCGCAACACCCTCAAGGTCGGCGACAAGAGTTACCAGATCTATCGCCTCGACGCCGTCCCCAATACCGAGAAGCTTCCCTACAGCCTCAAGGTGCTGGCCGAGAACCTGCTGCGCAACGAGGACGGCAGCAACATCACCAAAGACCACATCGAGGCCATCGCGAACTGGGATCCCAAGGCGGAGCCCAGCATTGAGATCCAGTACACGCCCGCCCGGGTGGTGATGCAAGACTTCACCGGGGTGCCGTGCATCGTCGACCTGGCCACCATGCGGGAGGCGATCGCCGACCTGGGCGGCAACCCGGAGAAGGTCAACCCGCTCGCGCCGGCCGACCTGGTGATCGACCACTCGGTGATCGCCGACCTATTCGGCACGGCCGACGCGTTCGAGCGCAACGTCGAGATCGAATACCAGCGCAACGGCGAGCGCTACCAGTTCCTGCGCTGGGGGCAGGGCGCCTTCTCCGACTTCAAGGTGGTGCCGCCGGGCACCGGGATCGTACACCAGGTGAACATCGAGTACCTGGCCCGGGTGGTGATGGAGCGCGACGGGGTGGCCTATCCGGACACCTGCGTGGGCACCGACTCGCACACCACGATGGTCAACGGCCTGGGCGTGCTGGGCTGGGGCGTCGGCGGCATCGAGGCCGAGGCCGCGATGCTCGGCCAGCCGGTGTCGATGCTGATCCCGCGGGTGGTCGGCTTCAAGCTGACCGGTGAGATCCAGCCCGGCGTGACGGCCACCGACGTGGTGCTGACGGTCACCGAGATGCTGCGCAAGCACGGCGTGGTCGGCAAGTTCGTCGAGTTCTACGGCGAGGGGGTGGCCGAGGTGCCGCTGGCCAACCGCGCCACCCTGGGCAACATGAGCCCCGAATTCGGTTCCACCGCAGCGATTTTCCCGATCGACCAGGAAACCATCGACTACCTGAAGTTCACCGGCCGCAAAGCCGAGCAGGTGGCGCTGGTCGAGACCTACGCCAAAGAGCAGGGCCTGTGGCACGACCCCGCCCACGAGCCGGCCTTCTCGGAATACCTGGAGCTCGACCTGTCCCAGGTGGTGCCCTCGATCGCCGGACCCAAGCGCCCCCAGGACCGAATTGCGTTGTCGCAGGCCAAGTCCGTCTTCCGCGAGCAGATCCCCAGCTACGTCGGCGACGGCGACGGGCAGCAGGGCTACTCGAAGCTGGACGAGGTGGTCGACGAGACGTTCCCGGCCAGCGACCCGGGGGCGCCGTCCAACGGCCACGCCGACGACCTGCCCGCGGTGCAGTCGGCCGCCGCGCACGCCAACGGCCGCCCGAGCAACCCGGTGACGGTCCGCTCCGACGAGCTGGGCGAGTTCGTGCTCGACCACGGCGCGGTGGTGATCGCCGCGGTCACGTCGTGCACCAACACCTCCAACCCCGAGGTGATGCTGGGCGCGGCGCTATTGGCGCGCAACGCCGTTGAGAAGGGGCTGGCCTCCAAGCCGTGGGTGAAGACCACGATGGCGCCGGGCTCGCAGGTGGTCCACGACTACTACGACAAGGCCGGCCTGTGGCCGTATTTGGAGAAGCTCGGCTTCTATCTGGTCGGCTACGGCTGCACCACCTGCATCGGCAACTCCGGTCCGCTGCCCGAGGAGATCTCGAAGGCCATCAACGACAACGACCTGTCGGTGACCGCGGTGCTCTCGGGTAACCGCAACTTCGAGGGCCGCATCAACCCGGACGTGAAGATGAACTACCTGGCGTCGCCGCCGCTGGTGGTGGCCTACGCGCTGGCCGGCACCATGGATTTCGACTTCGAAAAGCAGCCGCTGGGCAAGGACAAGGACGGCAACGACGTCTACCTGAAGGACATCTGGCCGTCGCAGAAGGACGTCTCGGACACCATCGCCTCGGCGATCAATTCCGAGATGTTCACCAAGAACTACGCCGACGTCTTCAAGGGCGACGAGCGCTGGCGCAACCTGCCCACCCCGAGCGGCAATACCTTTGAGTGGAGCCCGGATTCGACGTACGTGCGCAAGCCGCCGTACTTCGAGGGCATGCCGGCCGAGCCCGAGCCGGTCGCCGACATCTCCGGCGCGCGGGTGCTGGCGCTGCTGGGCGACTCGGTGACCACCGACCACATCTCCCCCGCCGGCAGCATCAAGCCGGGCACCCCGGCGGCGCAGTACCTCGACGAGCACGGCGTAGACCGCAAGGATTACAACTCCTTCGGCTCGCGGCGCGGCAACCACGAGGTGATGATCCGTGGCACGTTCGCCAACATCCGGCTGCGCAACCTGCTGCTCGACGACGTGGCCGGCGGCTACACCCGCGACTTCACCCAGGACGGCGGTCCGCAGGCGTTCATCTACGACGCGGCGCAAAACTATGCGGCACAGAACATTCCGCTGGTGGTGCTGGGCGGCAAGGAATACGGGTCCGGCTCGTCGCGAGACTGGGCGGCCAAGGGCACCCGGCTGCTGGGCGTACGCGCGGTGATCGCCGAGTCGTTCGAACGGATCCACCGCTCCAACCTGATCGGGATGGGTGTGATCCCGCTGCAGTTCCCGGACGGCAAATCGGCCAAGGACCTGGGGCTGGACGGCACCGAGGTGTTCGACATCACCGGCATCGAAGAGCTCAACAAGGGCAAGACACCGAAGACGGTGCACGTCAAGGCGAGCAAAAACGGTTCGGACGCAGTCGAATTCGATGCGGTGGTGCGCATCGACACCCCCGGTGAGGCGGACTACTACCGCAACGGCGGCATCCTGCAGTACGTGCTGCGCAACATGCTCAAGTCCGGCTGA